In one window of Camelina sativa cultivar DH55 chromosome 15, Cs, whole genome shotgun sequence DNA:
- the LOC104748934 gene encoding putative glycerol-3-phosphate transporter 2: MTINVILMFTSRVFVNEPFALITTADLGTHKSLKGNSRALATVTAIIDGTGSVGAPTGPVLTGYISAISWDAVFYMLMTAAFISGLLLTKLIIAQVKAILFGSEDEVASSSSSPSPASRAPIDLLI, translated from the coding sequence ATGACCATCAATGTCATCCTCATGTTCACATCACGAGTCTTTGTCAATGAACCATTCGCTCTCATCACAACAGCTGATCTCGGAACACACAAATCTCTAAAAGGCAATTCAAGGGCTTTGGCTACAGTCACAGCTATCATAGACGGCACAGGATCCGTAGGTGCTCCGACTGGACCGGTACTCACTGGTTACATCTCTGCTATTAGCTGGGACGCAGTGTTTTACATGTTGATGACTGCAGCTTTCATCTCTGGATTGCTTCTCACTAAACTAATCATAGCACAAGTCAAAGCTATATTGTTTGGATCAGAAGATGAAgtagcttcatcatcatcatcaccatcaccagcAAGCAGAGCTCCCATTGATCTCctcatttaa